In Flavobacterium enshiense, the genomic stretch GTGTAGGGATTATAAGCATATCCATGGCTCCATCCGTTTACAAAACCGATTACATCGATGATGTGACCTCTTCTGTTGTATAGGATTCGCAGACCTCCAACTTGAGAAAGGGCAAAACTGTTATATCTCATATATACGGAACCTACACGTTTTACCCTATTGACCCCATCGTAATTGATAAATACGTTTCCGATACGTCTTACCCTGCCGAAGTTGTCATGCTCTACTCGGACACCATAGTTTGCCGGGCCATAACGACTTGAGGTGCGTGCACCGGGTGCTCCATAGGTTGTGTTTGCGGTTGCATGTTTTGGTCTGGATGGACGTGTGTTGAAATCAAATTGTCCGTCAGGGAAAACATAAAACTCGATTCCACGCTCCATAAACACGATTGGTTCTGCATTTCTGTAATCTGCAGTGTGGCGAGGACCTTTTCCGTTTGTATCAGAAAAAACAGGGTTTTCTGACGCATGAGCCATACTTCCTACCAGAAATACACTGGCTACTAAAAGAGTAATTTTTTTCATAATACAATAATTTTAATAGTTTACCTACTCGTAACGTTTTTCGGTTTCCACGTTTCTGATTTTATTCAGATTTTTATTTGATAAGCGAAGACCAATTTGCGTGCCAAAAAAGGAGTCGGTATTTTTAATGATGAAAAGTTGTTTTGTAAGTTGTTGATTGTTAGATTTGTGCGCTTTGTAAAAAATATTATTTTTCTTGAATATGGAAGAAATTCGTGAATTAAACGGTATGCTTTTTTAGAGGTTTTAGGGATGAAATGAAAAAATATGAAAAAAAGTGAATTGTTATAGTTTGATAAATTCGTAAACCAAAGCTAACTAACTTAACTGGAGTTGATAGATAAATGAAATTTTTTAAACGAAAAATCGCATTAGTTTTATTTGTGATTGGCAGTCTGCAAACCACCGCTGCACAGACTTTCATTCAAAGATATGCCGATGTTTCCAATCAGGCATCACAGGCCAATATTACCAATAATCTGATCCAATATGAAGCCCTTGGTGTGAAGCAAAAAGGAACCTCTGCACTGCAAAATACCTTAGATTGGTTAAAGAACAAGTATTTAAGTTATGGCTACGCCGCTGGACAAATGGTGGAAGACTCCTATTCGTATTCTGGAGTTACTTGTAAAAACCTAGTGCTGACAAAAGTAGGAACCGTTTATCCGAATACTTATGTAATTATTTGCGGGCATTATGACTCGATTACCGGGACCGGTACAAACGACAATGGCAGTGGTACAGTTGTTCTTCTTGAAGTTGCACGTTTACTGCAAAGTATTCCGACAGAATATTCTATTAAATTTATCAATTTCAGCGGGGAAGAAGATGGATTATACGGAAGTCAGCATTATGTGTCTTCTGTCGTTAATGGGACCACTCCTAAAATGGATATTAAATTAGTGTTCAATATTGATGAAGTAGGGGGTGTAGCGGGTATGGTGAACAACACCGTTACCTGTGAACGGGATACAGGAAGCCCAACATCTAACAATGCAGCATCTAATACTATTACTAGCGAACTAATTATGTGTGTTGGGTTGTATTCCCCGTTAAATACGTTTTTAAATTACGCTTACGCCTCCGATTATATGCCGTTTGAGAATAATGATGAAGTGATTACCGGTTTCTTTGAAAAGAATGAAAGCTCACATAGGCATACGACTACTGATTTACTCGTTAACATGGATCCACTTTATGTGTACAATATTTCAAAAGCAGCAGCAGGTGCCATGATGCATTTTGCAAAAGCAGGCACGACGCTTTCCACTAATGAGTACAATGCCGATTTTCAAATCAGTTTCTTTCCGAACCCCACAAAAGGAAAGCTGAATATTAATCTGGGTACACTACCGAAAAACAATTATACATTTTCGTTGACTGATATTCAGGGTAAAGAAGTTTATAAAGATTCTATTTTGGATGCGAAACAAATAGAAACCATAGATGTTTCACATTTCAGTAAAGGAGTGTATTTAGGAGTACTGGAAACTGATCAAAAAAGGATTGCGAGAAAAATAGTTATTGAATAATAGAAAAGACCTCAATTTAGAGGTCTTTTCTTATAGTTTTTCTTTTAGGTATTTTCCTGTTATGGATTTGGAATTTTTGACAATTTCCTCAGGTGTTCCGAAAGCAATCAGATTTCCGCCGTTTTCACCGCCTTCCGGACCGATGTCTATGATGTAATCAGCACATTTGATTAAATCCAGATTGTGTTCGATCACGATTATAGAATGTCCTTTCTCAATTAATGCGTCAAACGAAGCCAATAATTTTTTGATGTCGTGAAAATGCAATCCGGTTGTTGGTTCGTCGAATACAAATAAGGCTTTTTCTTTAGTTGCTCCCTTAACTAAAAACGATGCCAATTTGATACGCTGTGCCTCTCCGCCGGAAAGCGTAGAAGAGGATTGGCCCAATTGTACATATCCCAAACCAACATCCTGAAGCGGTTGCAACTTTTGAGTGATTTTGGTTTGTTTATGCTCACTGAAAAACGCAATCGCATCATCAATGGTCATCGTAAGGATGTCATCGATGTTTTTGTTTTCATAATTAACTTCCAGAATTTCTTTTTTGAAACGTTTTCCGCCACAGGTTTCACATTCCAGATGTACGTCGGCCATAAATTGCATTTCGATGGTTACCTCACCATCACCTTTACAGGTTTCACAGCGGCCGCCTTCCACATTAAAGGAAAAATGTTTTGGAAGATAGCCACGCATTTTTGATAATTGCTGTTTTGAGAATAAATCCCGAATGTCATCATAAGCTTTGATATACGTTACCGGATTGGAACGCGAACTTCTTCCAATCGGGTTCTGATCTACGTATTCGATGTGTTTTAACTGGGAAAAACTTCCTGCCAATTCTGTAAACTGACCTGCTTTTTCTCCAACACCTTCCAGTTTTTTCTGGATGGCCGGGAATAATATTTTTTTAACCAGCGTACTTTTTCCGCTTCCTGAAACTCCGGTAATTACCGTTAAGCATTCTAAAGGAAAAGTAACATTGATGTTTTTTAAGTTGTTTTCGCGTGCTCCGATTACATCCACATGATTTTTGAATTGTCGGCGTTTTTTCGGAACTTCAATCTCCATTTTTCCGCTAAGGTATTTTCCGGTAAGTGTGTCGGCTTTCAGGATTTCGTCGTAAGTTCCCTGTGCGACCAATTCACCCCCAAAAGTTCCTGCTTCCGGACCAATGTCAATAATCATGTCGGCCGCTTTCATTATGTCTTCGTCGTGCTCCACCACAATTACGGTGTTACCCAAATTGCGTAAATCTTCTAAGA encodes the following:
- a CDS encoding M28 family peptidase; translation: MKFFKRKIALVLFVIGSLQTTAAQTFIQRYADVSNQASQANITNNLIQYEALGVKQKGTSALQNTLDWLKNKYLSYGYAAGQMVEDSYSYSGVTCKNLVLTKVGTVYPNTYVIICGHYDSITGTGTNDNGSGTVVLLEVARLLQSIPTEYSIKFINFSGEEDGLYGSQHYVSSVVNGTTPKMDIKLVFNIDEVGGVAGMVNNTVTCERDTGSPTSNNAASNTITSELIMCVGLYSPLNTFLNYAYASDYMPFENNDEVITGFFEKNESSHRHTTTDLLVNMDPLYVYNISKAAAGAMMHFAKAGTTLSTNEYNADFQISFFPNPTKGKLNINLGTLPKNNYTFSLTDIQGKEVYKDSILDAKQIETIDVSHFSKGVYLGVLETDQKRIARKIVIE